The DNA segment CTCACCCCGAGAATCATCAAGCTTGTGTTCGGACGGTTTCCCATTACACCGTGCTCTTTTACAGGTCTCATGAAAGCAGAATCTTCCAAAATCGAGACTTCTATCATCGCGTCAACTGttatcaatacaaaaaacatcCTTATGGAGATTCCGTTGTCATCTAACATTTCTTTTCGCGTGGCACTCACGGACAACGCGTTACGCCAGAACGCGTGTTACAGGAGTGCGATCAGTCTGTGTGCGGAACGCGCTATAACGTATATGCGCAACATAAAGGTCTGCTACAACTTCACCGCTGATGATTCTGAAGAAGAAACTACATATTGGGACCAAAAAGAGAATAACTTTTCACCAACATTGAAGCGTGTGGCTTCCATTAAATGCGAACCGATCGAGAGACCGCACAAACCATTGAAGACTTTTCTATCATTTCAAGATGACAATTTAAACGACAGAACTAAAAATTCCCACGAAACTTTACGGCGGGGATTCTCAGCTGATTTAAACGACAGTGTTACCGTAAGACCAGCGAGATGCGCTTCAACGGGTCGCATGAGTTTCTGTCTAGGGAACAGTTATCTGACAGTACCAGTGTTCGAACCTGGTTTTGACCTGAAGCGAAACTCTGgtaacaacaacacattttcagAAGCAATATTCACCACAAGAGGTGGTTCGCGGATTTCATACAACGGAATGTTCtttgaagaagaagaaaacaatgaaGGAGAAACACCGTCACTTGATTCCTCGAATGCTACGATACCTCCTTCAATGTCATCGACCAGGATTGATTCATACGTAAATGCAGTTTCTCCCCCGCCGATGTCCCCAGCTTCTGAATTTGAGGACTACATTCCGGTATCCGCCTGCCGAGGGCCGAACACGCAGCCACCGGACTCATTGCCGCCTCCGCCACCGCGGTCCTCTAGCACGAGTGGCGTGTCATCGGGAACCTCATCACCGTCGGGCGTCGGGACATCTTCACACAGGGGGTCGAACGAATCATTTGAATATGCTGTTCCAAAAATTGAAGACCCACAAACAATTCTTTCtaacatacaagaaaataacaataatgcaTCAGCTACAACAAACTACACCGATTCCGTTAAGCCGAAAGTACGACGTCCATCAACGTTTAATTTTTCCGAAGGTTGCCTCGTGAAACCAACGTCAGTCTCCACGCTTCCCGGATGTGACGTCATTGAAAATATTCGTGATCACGTAGTAGAGGATGGAAGTCCggtatatgaaaatattaagtcGTTGATGGAGATGGTTGCACATCTGGAGTCACTGGAGACAGATATGGAAGTCAGAGATGACATTACACCCAGAGACACGGACAGTGAACAAGATAATGACGTTGAAGACATTGCTCCAGAATGTGCCCTTCAGAAACAAACAGCTACCAAAAACAACACATGCAACGTTATTGCATCGCCTAAAGTTGAGAAAACATGCATGGCAAATGCTTCAAATTTACTATCTCTTGAAGATGAAAATATGAACTGCAAAGCAATTGAAAGTGATTTTAAACTCCCCGTTGAAATACGTCATGCGGATGAAACGGAATCTGACTGTGTCTCTTTCGATAAGTTTGACAGAAAAGACGACGATACCCTCTGTAATGATGTTGATATCTTTTCAGATAACACGGAACCtgacttaaaaaatattgatggcCATATTGCTGACATAACGTCCGTTTCTGAAGTTGACATTGCTGAAAAGAGCGATCAGCCGAGTGAACTGAATACAGTAAGCAATGCCATTTTATTACCAAATTATGCTGAAAATGTCGACAAAAGTCATCCAATACATGAACGAGATCTCGTGTGTACTGAAACAGACTGTAGTACCGAGAACACGCTGCCTGGGAATTGTAATCGAGAACTGGATGATATCAGCTTTTcagaatgtaataaaaatgatgttgaGGCGGATGCTAAGTACAATACAGAGCATACGATCGAAAGGGCTGTTCAGGAACAATATACGTACAACGAAGACAACTATTTGGAATATCCTGCAGACGGTGAAACTATCTGTAATAATAACTTGGAGTTCGACAACATTTTATTTGGTGAACAGAACACTGATACAAGTGTGATGCCAGATATCAATGATCTTTGTCCGGTCACCACTGAGACAACTACTGAATTAGTAAGTGAAATCGACGAACACTGTATGGATATTGCTATCGAAACAAAGACGGAAGGTTCCTCAAATGACGAACCAAATGACTCAGATGTGTCTGGCATTGACGTTAGTAATAACGTAAAGCCATCTGACACATCAAATCCTTGGCGTGTTGCTGCTAATAGAATGACATTAAATGAAGAAATCCCAGAAAAGACAACATTTTCTCCAGTAACGACTCGTAGTCACATTGAAACGATCTGTAAAGGCCTTCGAGAACTCACAGTTGATGACGTTTCCAGTCGATTAAATACTATTGGTATTAAAGATGCTTCGATTGAGAAAATTCGGGAAATGGGAGTGGATGGGATGAGGTTTGAGGAGGTGTTAGAGGGCACTTTGAACATCCGCGACTGCCTGAGAGGCGTGAATCTGGTCGATCAGCAGAAAATATCCATGTTTATCAGAGGATGGAGAATTGATGTTTAGATTGTTTTGTCGAATGTGTGACACCACTGAGATgaatttcttttcatttttgttgtgtTGAACAAACTTCATGGCtttctgttcttgttttttttaacaaacgtGGCCactcataaatatatatatatatatcgtatgATAATCATTCCATGTATCATGATACAGTAGAAACTCgatatgtcgaactctgttatctcgatgttctggttatgtcaaccttttccaaatgttttaagttattttcgATTTCGACATAGCTTATTTTGACTGTATAATTGATTGTACATAATGATATACACATGTATCTTGGCAAGACTGCCAATACCATACAATGATTGTGTTCTTTTGAAGTCATGTTTGCATCATCATTAAAATCTCAATCCacagttgtgtttatttttcgATTGATACTGACACAAATCGTAgaacattactttaaaactgCTATCTACCAGCCAATGCAGTAAATACGTACAGTCAGCacacaaaacaatgattaatttaacgcaaaaacaaataataggaAACTTCAAAGGGTGTAAAATGTATACACTTGTATCCAAGTGCTCTGACTCACTGTCAAGTACCATGTTCAAGGATTCTCCACTCTGCGCTTCCGAATTATTTTATATCGCTGTTTGACTATGATATCTACAGAAACCATTGCCATTTTTAAAACggatgaaaaaaaaacgaaatcaaAGAATATTATACAGTATGCTAGGAAGGATGATAGATAAAGTCGTCCTTGAATTGCGTGCATGTAtgcattatatgtatatgtatatacacataaGTAAACATTAAAGCAAACAAACTGCATTTTCACGGGGAACTGTTActatatttaattactttttagtTAAACTGTAATGAAGTATCAACAATGTccttttaatgatatttattcgGATATTAGTGTAGTGTGTTATGTAGTTACTGCAGTccaattataattatgattttttagGTGGCaactttcattttgaaaaaaacgtTTCATCCCCGACAGTTATATGCATATAGGTTCGTGCAGTCGCTTCCTGTCGGCAACGCGGCCCGGTTTCGATTCCAGGcatgggcgcatgtgagtttcgtaagtggtcaccaagctggaaatattattttcgggttctccggtttctcacacaacacaagaccacactctcgcgcaacaatcgtcgtaaaaataaatgaagtttatACTATATCTACATAGATCGATGGGATGATACGGGGTCGATATGAAATTGTACATGTCAACATCTTATCATCATGTTCTTtcttaaaggcgcacactataggttgacgcaaagtttataaaagaaaataattttaatgcatacttatgtttaactaaatttacTTTAATGATCCAACCAAAACAGTATAAGATTTAGGCacagataaaacaatattagcgatattttggcgctatTTTAACTGGAGAATTTGTAGCTAAGtagcttttaataaaaaaacccacaccATTTATATTAAAAGGTTAATGTTGGTTAGATCTGTATCTAAATCATACACTTTTTAGGTTTGAGTAATTtgagtcaaatgagttaaacgtGAAAATGCATTAGAAATTAAAAAGAAGGATTGCATCAACATTTCTTGTGCGCATTTTGGATTTAAATATTCAGTGTGTGCACTGTTCAGAGCATAGCAGACCTGGTGctgttatatgtttatattattataacgAAGCTCTCCAAAACATTTCTCAACCCCTACCCAATCAGGCAAAATCTGTAAGCTATAACAACACACGTAATGGGTACATACTTGCTCAAGCACGGAGGCACAAACTCTTTCGCAGAAacgttgttttaaaatatttaagtcgTTCATGGAATCCAATATCATCCTCAACTTGGATTTTGGATAATACACAACCAGCGCGAAGCAATTTCATTGACCAGAGTTGGGAGTAGTAACTGTTTTGTAACCGTTTGCCAAGCTGATCGTGCAACACGTATCGTGTGTAAATTGATTTGTAATTGCAACTTATCGGCAAGCTACTTATTGCACGATAGGAGCTCTGCCTACTTGTTACACATCCATGCATTAACGAGAAAGGGAAGAAAACCATGGCCAATAACGTACACATCTAGCATAAATCATATAGAGAGTTggtacaacaaaaacaaaataggGTAGTTTAATAGAACTGTTTGTATTCCcacaaaacacacaacatatagTACAAATATACCTTCTCGATCACACATTGAggttattataaaaaatcatttaaaataccgacacaaaaacattataaatttatacgTCATTAACATCAGAAAAATACTCGCCAATTGAATAATAGTCCCGAGAATAGCACGGACATCATCCCTGAACAAATATAACCCCAGAAACAAAACTATAAGAACAATCCAACATTGCCAACGATTCATTTGCGCAAACATGGAGTTTGTTGTGGGATTCCTGCCATGCTGGTCCTGCGTGTGTGGTCTGCGGTCTGTTgtgttgatgttgatgatgttaTTGATGAAGGGCATACGGGATGATGACTCCGAATGTAGAGGACTGCCTTTCTCTTCTGGCCGAATTTCACCTCGGCGACGTATTTTCCGCATTTTTTCTAAAATCGTTTATGGCTTATGCAGTAAAAAACCATTATGAACGATAACTGATTATTATTCGAGTAGATAGATGTTCTTAAACTGAGTGCTCTAGTTTCAGGATTCAGGCCCCAAATTCTCGAAGGCAGGTTTTAAGAGTAACAAGCTTAAGTAGCTTAATTATTAAggtaattttcaagcttaaaataaatataaaaaaataaataaataaaaaaatcagtgtatagtacacaacatCGATGTATTGATCTTCATCTAACTGCCTTGtgtccgatctgagtatcctgctgtgcagttttggaggttttattatagaaatggacccaaaatcgccctgagccaataaacaaatacacaggaaactggcccctactgtgacaccattgtaattagcaggagatgcacagcaggggattgtcatgccaaacattccttaaactaggcttttaatcttgattttacaaaatacaaaatagtttatcgtgattatcataaagttaATTTCCGTTTGGAGTCCAAACACTCATGCGAATGTATTTATTCCACAAACAATACCAAACAAAAGTGGTGAGCTTAGCTatatcctgttataagggacttaagatgttttgagaaattCGGGCCTGGTAACAAGTGTTTCAAACCACTGCGCTTATAACATAATTCCCGACATCGATATCAAATAATACGCAAATAAGAACACTAGTGCACACGTAATCTGTAGCCATCTTACCCGTGTCTTTACGAATCTGAGCCATCCGTCTCATGTCTATCCAATACGGTTCAAATCGTGTATTAATCAATCCAAGGTCTAGTAGTTCATCTGAGTCTTGACTCACTTCCAAAAAATCTGATATATCCCTTGGCTACGACCGCCACCTATCCGGGTATCTCTCTTGCCATTCCCATGTCACAGCCATA comes from the Mya arenaria isolate MELC-2E11 chromosome 13, ASM2691426v1 genome and includes:
- the LOC128213905 gene encoding uncharacterized protein LOC128213905, encoding MDCLKLDQGEIADCRPSLVFEDGSYTIPELLDSHLLPVVAQYDSAHMPLPFHEFNFDLSQPLMLYKRRNIQKVAARSLYIHDDKYEEIGESLLIPEDYKGWFAVLQRVTGSTRADDSVPHFTDVEEVANSNTDRFLIGGTKKVSGLQIIDNSLMPLKHEQRYFLPGDVLTKEKVFYGETKKRSRLFRKPKYITEKFLMCRDESDRDVLLPFEQKGIFYQVSHKYGKAQKNVMQMSDIVARKLTPRIIKLVFGRFPITPCSFTGLMKAESSKIETSIIASTVINTKNILMEIPLSSNISFRVALTDNALRQNACYRSAISLCAERAITYMRNIKVCYNFTADDSEEETTYWDQKENNFSPTLKRVASIKCEPIERPHKPLKTFLSFQDDNLNDRTKNSHETLRRGFSADLNDSVTVRPARCASTGRMSFCLGNSYLTVPVFEPGFDLKRNSGNNNTFSEAIFTTRGGSRISYNGMFFEEEENNEGETPSLDSSNATIPPSMSSTRIDSYVNAVSPPPMSPASEFEDYIPVSACRGPNTQPPDSLPPPPPRSSSTSGVSSGTSSPSGVGTSSHRGSNESFEYAVPKIEDPQTILSNIQENNNNASATTNYTDSVKPKVRRPSTFNFSEGCLVKPTSVSTLPGCDVIENIRDHVVEDGSPVYENIKSLMEMVAHLESLETDMEVRDDITPRDTDSEQDNDVEDIAPECALQKQTATKNNTCNVIASPKVEKTCMANASNLLSLEDENMNCKAIESDFKLPVEIRHADETESDCVSFDKFDRKDDDTLCNDVDIFSDNTEPDLKNIDGHIADITSVSEVDIAEKSDQPSELNTVSNAILLPNYAENVDKSHPIHERDLVCTETDCSTENTLPGNCNRELDDISFSECNKNDVEADAKYNTEHTIERAVQEQYTYNEDNYLEYPADGETICNNNLEFDNILFGEQNTDTSVMPDINDLCPVTTETTTELVSEIDEHCMDIAIETKTEGSSNDEPNDSDVSGIDVSNNVKPSDTSNPWRVAANRMTLNEEIPEKTTFSPVTTRSHIETICKGLRELTVDDVSSRLNTIGIKDASIEKIREMGVDGMRFEEVLEGTLNIRDCLRGVNLVDQQKISMFIRGWRIDV